The following proteins are co-located in the Myxococcus fulvus genome:
- a CDS encoding LysR family transcriptional regulator, with protein MQLESLKMFCDVVETGSFSRAAQLNHVTQSAVSQQIRALENRYEQKLLSRSARQVTPTPAGERLFRGCKEILARFAEVEQEIREQATEVAGTSTVSTIYSVGLHELNAVQKQLLKAHPKVNMRLNYRRNDQVYDDVILGAAEIGIVAYPQPRAGVDILPFRDDKLAVVCAPGHAFASKAKVSLTALSGVPFIAFDREAPTRKALDRLFREKNIDINPVMEMDNVETIKRAVEMGLGVAILPVSTAQGEVKGGSLVAKPFAEGPVSRPIGLLIRKGKYLDRASAAVLEAFKAAANLPATEEA; from the coding sequence ATGCAGCTCGAGTCCCTGAAAATGTTCTGTGATGTGGTGGAGACCGGCTCCTTCTCGCGAGCCGCGCAGCTCAACCACGTCACGCAGTCGGCGGTGAGCCAGCAGATTCGCGCGCTGGAGAACCGCTACGAGCAGAAGCTCTTGTCGCGCAGCGCCCGGCAGGTGACGCCGACGCCGGCGGGTGAGCGGCTGTTCCGCGGCTGCAAGGAGATTCTGGCCCGCTTCGCGGAGGTGGAGCAGGAGATTCGCGAGCAGGCGACGGAGGTGGCCGGCACGAGCACCGTGTCCACCATCTACTCGGTGGGTCTGCACGAGCTCAACGCGGTGCAGAAGCAGCTGCTCAAGGCGCACCCCAAGGTCAACATGCGGCTGAACTACCGCCGCAACGACCAAGTCTACGACGACGTGATTCTGGGCGCGGCGGAGATTGGAATCGTGGCGTATCCGCAGCCGCGCGCGGGCGTGGACATCCTGCCCTTCCGCGACGACAAGCTGGCCGTCGTGTGCGCGCCGGGCCACGCGTTCGCCTCCAAGGCGAAGGTGAGCCTCACGGCGCTGTCGGGCGTGCCCTTCATCGCGTTCGACCGCGAGGCGCCCACGCGCAAGGCGTTGGACAGGCTCTTCCGCGAGAAGAACATCGACATCAACCCGGTGATGGAGATGGACAACGTGGAGACCATCAAGCGGGCGGTGGAAATGGGCCTGGGCGTGGCCATCCTCCCGGTGTCCACCGCGCAGGGCGAGGTGAAGGGCGGCTCGCTGGTGGCCAAGCCCTTCGCGGAGGGGCCCGTGTCGCGGCCCATCGGCCTGCTCATCCGCAAGGGCAAGTACCTGGACCGCGCCTCGGCGGCGGTGCTGGAGGCCTTCAAGGCGGCGGCGAACCTGCCCGCCACCGAGGAGGCCTGA